The Tursiops truncatus isolate mTurTru1 chromosome 11, mTurTru1.mat.Y, whole genome shotgun sequence genomic sequence TGAGCTGGAAGAACGCCTTCctgttataaaaacagaaaaacaagcatCCATTTGTGAGCCAGAGTTATGGTTTTATTATCTCGAACTAGGAGTGGCCTGAATATCCAGCTGGCTCAACCAGCTAATTATTGCCAGAAGGAGACCACAGAGCAAGTGTTCTGAAGCTACAGTTATTATTTTTGGTAGATCCCCTCTTAGCTTTTAGCTTATTCGTAAATAACCTGGTTCAGTAAATTGCCTCAAATAGTTAGCTTTGAAAAAAACACGCTTGTCCCAGCCATCACACCAGATGGAGCATGCTCCAAAGTGGGCCTTCTATGGGAACTTGAGGGAGATGGATGTCGCTGGAGTGAGCCGCCGGTCACACTTGCCCGAAATGTTTTCTAGGCTATTGAAATAGGGCGATGGACTTCAATTGCTCAAGTCTATCAAGTTGAATTCCAAACCTTCTTCTAGGAAGGATCTTGACCGCGTTCCCAGTGTTCACCTTTAAGAGGAAGTGGGATTGCCCTTCCTCAAGCATGAATCCCTATTAGCCCGCAGCTTCCACAAAAAGATGTCAAGGCTCAGTTTTCTGCTAATGCTTGTGAGTGAGTCTCTTTCCCACCAGGAGCATCAGCCCAAGGGCCACTGcacctccttttccctttgcctAGATTCTCTTTACCCAGCTATTCCCATGACTGGccccttcatttattctttcagcaaatatttattgagcatctgctgtgtgccaaACACTATGCTGGGTGTCAAGGGTATAAAAAGGAAcgataataatagttaacatttattgaatgcctgtaATGAACAAAGAGTTCTTCTAAACTATTTACatgtatctcatttaatgctcaacAACAATCCAAGTCATCCACATTTGATCAGGAGCAGTTTCTTCATATTAACAAGTTACTGAGCGGCGAGCGCGCTGGGGAGCGCAGCTGCAGGCGTGGGGGGACAGCAGCGGCGGAGCCTGCCCGAGAGCGGCTGTGGCCAGAGCGAGAGCAGTGGAGACAAAGGCTACGATAGGGCCAGTTGTGAGTGTGTGGATTTTTGAGTAAAACCTCGAACCCAAATGAGAAGAAACCTTCAAGGAACAACTTATACTGACAGTGAGTCTACAGTCATCTGTATGCCTATTATGGAATGTTCTCAACCCAGAGATAGCTCTATTGACAAGGAGTGAGTGACTACCTCTTAAGGTCCTGAGTCAAGACAACAATTTTTATACCTTTCCTGGTGGTTCAGAAACTAGTCTCTGTAGAatcagaagcaaagaaaggaaacaatctGACCTTTTGTTAGATTGACTATATAAGATACTTGACTTCCAGGAACAAAAACACAGAGAAgtaataaagttattattttggCATCGTTGGACATATATTGAGAAGCCTGCTTTGTGAAGCTTCCTGAGTTGAGATTTGGAAACTTCACTGGTGCTCATTTATAACTTGGACTGTAAGCATGAGTGAATTCTGGTTGTGTTTCAACTGCTGTATTGCAGAACAGCCTCAACCTAAAAGGCGCCGGCGGATTGACCGAGGTATGATTGGAGAGCCCACAAACTTTGTGCACACGGCTCACGTTGGGTCAGGAGACCTGTGTTCAGTGGGATGAATTCCGTTAGCTCCATTCAGAACCAGATGCAGTCCAAGGGAGGCTACGGGGGTGGCATGGCTGCCAACGTGCAGATGCAGCTCGTGGACACGAAGGCCGGATAGCCCCAGACCCCTGCTCCACGTGATGGCGTCTTGTTCACCCTGTTGTGATTACTCCAGTGACACGTTACTATTCTGCTCTGAAGAATCCTGCACTTCCTTCAGCTGGCATGCATGCCTTTGGACTCGTGGACAGAGTTCCTTGGATTGTGGCTTAATGATTGATTTTTACCAATATGGATCCGATTTTAGCATGATCTTTTTTGTGAATGCTAGcactgttttgcattttttcccGCATTTTTAACAATTTCTCTTTCCAGCTCCAACCCCTCTGCCTTATGATTTTATTGGTAAGCAAAGAACTGCTATTTTAACTTGTCAccatttatgtatattttggaaggtATGAGACCCATAAGCACAATGATCATTTCTATTCATTTGAAACTTCAGCAGAGTAGTATCTGCATGCTTTATGAAGCTGCTTGTGTGGGAGCCCATGGGATGCCAGAAATGGACATTTCCTTGCTGCCACGGGCTGATGATACTGCTACTATGAGAGAAAGGTTAGCTGTGGCACCAAGTCACATCAGTTTCACAAAAAAAGGCAATTTGTAGCTTATTTTAGAAGTATGACTTTTATTTAGAggtataataaaagaaaagcttgcattcaaaaaaaaaaaaacacgttacCCACATTTTGCTGATAaggaaagtgagacacagagaagctaagtaaattccccaaggtcatgcagctaataagtgatggagctgggatttgagcttGCACTCTTCAACACTCTGTTGTATTGTCTCCTAGCAAGACACAGGAGGCTCTGGTTTTATTTGGCTTACATTTTAATAGAGGAGAGAGACAGTAGCACATTAGCAAATAAGTAATTTCAGATAGTCAAAGATGGTaagaaaaaatagtgataatTCAGTACAGACTTCCCAGGAAGGAGTAGCTACTTGATATCAGGTAGTTGGAAAAGCCTCTGAGGGGTCATCTGGGCTGAGACCTGAAGAAACCAGCCATGGGAAAGTATTCAGGAAAAGTATTCCACCAGTGGGAATAGCAAGTACAAAAGCAGTAAGTCAGGGACAAGTTTGGCTGAGTGCAAAAGAGGGATGACCAGGAACCAGATCATATAAGCTTTTCAACCTGGGCTGCACGCATTTGCCTGGGAAGCTTCCAGAA encodes the following:
- the LOC101320632 gene encoding LOW QUALITY PROTEIN: CDC42 small effector protein 2-like (The sequence of the model RefSeq protein was modified relative to this genomic sequence to represent the inferred CDS: deleted 2 bases in 1 codon), whose translation is MSEFWLCFNCCIAEQPQPKRRRRIDRGMIGEPTNFVHTAHVGSGDLFSGMNSVSSIQNQMQSKGGYGGGMAANVQMQLVDTKAG